A window of Eucalyptus grandis isolate ANBG69807.140 chromosome 4, ASM1654582v1, whole genome shotgun sequence genomic DNA:
AAAACGCGTTTTCACGCGCCTAGAAAAAGTTGATCTTCATCGGAGCAAAAAGCGAAAATTGGCATGGGCGAAAGGATAAGCGAAAGGGAAGAAAACCTCGGAAGCGGCGAGGCGGCGAGCGAAGCTCAGACCGGAGAGGCCGCCGACCTCTCGCCGCCGTATATCGACGACCGCCTGATCGAGGCTTGCTCCTCTCGGCCTCTTCTTCATCCCCGCGGGACGACCCGATCAGCCGGTGGAGCGCGCGAACGGAGGGGAGCGAGGGACGGTCGGCGGCGCGACGGGAGGGCTGATCGACCAATCCGAGTCGAACAagtgatgaagaagaggagagagagagagagagagagagagagagagtcagtgCTCGATGCTCTCGCCGCTTGCGCGAAAGATTTTGCAGCGGAAGGCCACCGTCTTTCTTTCGCgttcttttcatgaaaattctttttatttttatttttgggggaAAGAAAGGAGGGGTCTTCACTTGTTGACTTTCATCGTCGATTTAGAAGGACATAAATGATATGATGACAAAATTTAATGTACGGACGAACGGGATGTCGCGATTTGTCAAAACTTCTGGAGCTTTCTAATGATATTGCACGAATGCATATGTGATGAGGAAAAAAAACGTATACAATCAGCCTGCtttgtttcacgaaaattaaattatttgaaaaaaaaaactcaaaaacaatcacttgtattatttttaaaaaattagtagATGAGAAATGGGCtcttaataatattatttatttatttatttatttttgcaaacaaTATAAGCGATTAAACGTTTtgctaaattattcattttcacgAAATAATCATACCTCTCATGTATTGAATTATAAAATGATGAAATCaggaagaaaattttcatcattttgatgatgacagTTTCCTAACTCGTTGCATCCATAGTgtgaaagtttttaaaatttttcttttattaagttCTAAAAGTACTTAAGATATTTTAATGATTACTTaattgtaaattttaaaattgaacagTTTCACCTGGATTATCCTTGACTAGTATCCTTGAGCACACATAAacggttgtttttttttttttataggtcatgtgaaaaaaaaaatgcgtgaTGCGTACTTTAACTACAAAGGACAATCTGCACGCTCACTTCATATTTATTAGATTGATGTTACCTaaacaagaagaagacaaaaagactcaattataTAAAAAGCCCGGCtgcaattttgattttcaagtaCTTGTCAATAAAAAATGCCATGAAATTGTTTTCCAACATATCATGCTACCAAGGACACCATCCACCGGTCATTGGAAGTGCACAAGTGAATTCAACACCAACCGAtgaaattttccccaaatcCATTAAATTTTGGAGAACCTTATCTTGAAAATACATGGTAACTAGATATTAGCTTGAATGAAAATCTTAATTACGACCAAAATCGAGAAACCATCAAATAAGtgagaaaatcttttagaagtCATATCTCATGGCTCCTTTGATAAAATCAAAGTAGCAAGCTTTGTTGTGTGGTTGAGGCTTTGTACCGAGCCTAATCTGCTTCCGTCGGCTCGATATCTTTGCAATATTCCTCACCAGTCTATAATAGGCTCTGTGGACCAAAATTCAGTCCTAGAAAGTGTCTGCATTACCCTTAACTTTAGTTATACGAGGTGCGCAAAAGTTTGGAATGAAAGGGGAGAGTAGAGAGAAGAGTAAACTTCTCAAAAATCTCAATACATTCTTCtaaaaatttctcatttgaaTATGGTGATATCAAGAGATTTCTAATATTCTAAAAGCAATTTATAAACCTAGAATAGAATTAAGATGGAGATTAGATATTCAGatataaagacctcaataatgtgaagtttttttccctttttgtttctgaataaaaataatataaaaatgtatATCAACAAGTTGAGCTGAACGGTTGGCTCAATTTAACGGTAGGCGGGGACCGAGCCGCACGCGCTCCTCGCCGACGGCGGCTCATCCCAAAACAAACCATGGGGAGTCTCCAACTGTGCCCGCCGCTCCCGCCGAgcctcctccgccgtcgccgaCCGGCGGCCCCGCCCGCCACGGCGCCGCAGGCTCGGTGCGCGCTGAGCAAGCACGGCCAGCGGCTGCTCCGCAgcctctcgccgccgccggggacGCCGCGGCGGCGGACAGGCTGATGAGGAAGTTCGTTGCGAGCTCGCCCAAGTCCGCCTCGCTCGACGCGCTCTCCCACCTCCTCCCGCATCCCCACCTctcctctctcgctctccctGTAAGCTCGCTCGCTTGCTCTCTCTTCGATGGAATAATTCAACGGCGAAATCACTATGCGTCGTGATCTCAGCCGCTGCCAGTTCATTTTGGTCGCACTGGATGCATtctactttcttctctctctctgaatcGATCACGAGCATTTGCGTTTTATGCAGTTCTATGCGAAGATCCGGGAAGCGCCGTGGTTCAGGTGGAACGCCAAGCTAGCCGCGGACCTCATCGCCTCGCTCGAGAAGCAAGGACTGACCGCGGAATCGGAGAGCCTCGCCGCCGAAGCGATCGCCAGGCTAGGGCAAAGGGACAGAGACGTTGCGCTTCTGTACTGCCATCTGATCGATTCCCTCGTCGAATTGAAATCCGAGACGGGGTTTGATACCTACCTCACTCGATTGAAGCACATCGTGGATGGTTCCTCCTCGGCTTATGTGAAACGCAGAGGTTACGGGTCGATGATCAGAGGCTTGAGCGAGATGGGACGGCCGGGGGAGGCGGAGAGCTTGATGGATGAGATGAGATTGAAAGGGACTGAACTATCTAATTTTGAGGTGAATGCTGTGGTGTACGGATACGGCAAGCTCGGGATGTTCGATGATATGATCAGAAACATAGACAAGATGGACGCGCAAGGATTCGAGATCGACACGGTTTGTGCCAACATGGTCCTCTCGTCTTACGGGAATAGCCGTGACCTCTCCCAAATGCTGTCCTGGCTTCGCAGGATGAAGGCGACGGCGATTCCCTTCTCAATCAGGACTTACAACACGGTGTTGAACTCCTGTCCGACGATCATGTCGCTGCTGCGAGATCCGTCCGGTTTCCCGCTCTCGCTCGAGGAGCTGATTGGGGCTTTGGACAGCGAAGAAGGTGCGCTGGTTAAGGAACTGGTTGACTCGCCGGTTCTGAGCAAGGCGATGGAGTGGGATCCTTCGGAGGCGAAGTTGGATCTGCACGGGATGCACCTGGGCTCTGCTTATCTGATCATGTTGCAGTGGACGGAAGAGATGCGATGCAGGCTCAACGGCGGAGAATATGTGATCCCAGCAGAGGTCACAGTGGTTTGTGGGTCAGGGAAACATAGTGCCGTCAGAGGGGAATCACCGGTGAAGCAGATGGTCAAAGCAATGCTCGGCCGGCTGGGAAGTCCAATGAGGATCGATCGGAAGAACGTCGGCTGTTTTGTCGCCAAGGGAAGAGTTCTGAACAACTGGTTATGTACGGATTCAGGTGGAGGAGCTTCTTACATGTCAATGTCATCGATGGATAGAAACAGCAGTAGAGTAGAACACGCGGTGTAGAATGTCAAAGAAGTAACCTTAAGTCATCAGGAAGAATCGAGGAAAATTGCGAGGATGGAAAGTCCTCCTTTTGACTTAGCATGCGACATGAATGTGCCCGCCAACCGCATGTGCCCTTACAATTACGGCTGTGATCATGGAAACATCCTGCTCGTGCGCTCGAGGTCAATCACAGCATGATAGTGTCTACTGTATTTTTGCTATATGAGATTATTGACATGCAAGGATTTGTAGAGGCATGTTGGGAGGCTATAGAGAGCGAGCGAACTTGCACATCTCCATTCTTTTTTCAGGAGCTCAAGCCATctgcaaatttattttatttttactacaTATTGCCTGCTTCTCATCATTGATGCGGCGGGTAAATAATGTTTTACCACAACAAAACTAAGTAAAATGCGAATGACATACTCGATTGTAACAAGTAGAGAATGATGAGACACTACCTCCATGCAGAAATCTTGTCGACTTGCAATAACGTTTCCAGCAGTCTCTCAGGAGGTACTCGTGTTCGGTTCAATTTCAGTCACGGCTCTTCACGGGAATTCAGGTCCAGACCCATGGCGGTCATATACAGTGATAACCAACAGTTTTTCCAAAGGAACCAGGAGAATGAGTAGGACATACAGGTTCTTGCCCTCCAGACAATCTGACCACGCACGAGGAGGAGAGGCTCTTTCTCCTTTCGTGCCCATGAAAGAACCAGGCCAAGAAGTACATCAGCAGAAATGTTATGTACAGACCCAATTATCCAAGATTATGTTCTTGGTTAAAACAATTTCAGGACTTCAATTATCTCATCCAAACTAGCGCGCGCGCTTCTGCCAGTGCATGAAAGTTTGAAAGAGAGGAGATAGGCACAAAATGCTCTCCCATGGCCCGttattgaaaaatatgatcCAGGAGATGCTCCCATCTCTCGTCTCTTGATGTCATGGCATGTACTCATACCTACAGATAGCATATTGCAGGACACTCCAATTAGTGCATGTCGTCGCAGCCACATATTCCACATGGTTCTGAGAACATATCATTTAGGTGTTCAATATCCAAAAGCTGGGCCGGCCCTTCAGAGACAGGCCATTTGTGGACTAACCAATATGAAAACAATGGGCATCAGAAGTAAAAGCGGCTACCTGAGGCTCAAACAGCTTTAGCATAACCTCGCAATTGCCACAGTAGACAGATTAAGATATACACAGGAGCAATCCGTCCACTGGCTTATAAGCATTAAAGAGATGCCACGACATCAGATTGAGAAACTTCATGTTCCTTGATCGTGTTTCTTTTGTAGTGTCCAGATCAGCGTTAATAGCAACCTGCATAAAGAAAGTGAACCAAGTTATCACATCACAGAAGATTAAAACCATTGTTGTCGAATTCACTgctaaaagaaaatggtgaCCTATAGAAAGAAAGCGAGGAAAGCAGTCACAAAACAGAAGATGAGTCAGCTGATACAAATTACTCAGTCAAATGCATTATCATGAACTGCTGATGAAATCCAATTTCCCTATAAAAGAAGATAAACTAGTTTGATGATAAGAGGGAATGAGATGTTCATCATGAAATACACTCGCTCATGACCATTGTATGAGGGGGACATCAATCTCAAAAATTGCACAAGATTGCACGTGTGGGAACAGTGGGATTGCCAGCACAATCTCTctataaaaaatcaaagttgaATATTAGACATAGAGGAACTCATAATTTAGAAGATAAAATGCAGCATGCCTGTTTCAGTGTTAGCGGTACTTTCTCAGAACAGTTATTCCTAAAACCATGGCATCCACCATATATACATTTTCCCCAGATTATTGAGTGAAACTGCCTCAGCAATCAGGCGCCGGGCTTGACCTTCAACAGCTAAAGGCAAAGATGGGGCAGCACCGACACCGACAACAACTCCTTGCAGCCTTGCTTCAATATTACTGATGGCTCGCTGCAACAGAACAAAACAAATTGTTTACAACAGCAAGAGTGGCGCTAAACAGTCTCCCAAAGATAGACATATCAGATTACTAGCCAACAGTCCATTTATTACGCTTGACTGCCCGCCAAATTTCCATCATCATACCTCAAAGTCACTGGCTGGTATAGCTAAAAAAAACTTGTGGTGTACTTTAGATGCCTTAAACTGAGATTCATAGTTCACAGCTCCTTGGATGGTTTCCCCAGGAAACCATTTCTGCTTCCAGTACCAGAATGTTTCAGGTTTTAACTAGTGTCCCTCAGCATGTCCACATCAATGTTCAATGTCAAGCCCGGcacaaaattgaatattttccaTTCAAGGAAACAACAAAATTGGGACCGTCAATTATCTttagctttctttctttcttttcttctattttttgtAAGAAAAGAATGGAGAGATGGATCTTTAGCTTTCTCTTAAGTTGAATCAATCGAGAGGTGAAATATCTGTtaactttaaaatattttaaacgacatcttcttcaactagcttaaatttttaggaaCAGTTGGCAGTGATTTTGTGAAActtaaatagtattgtaataagAGATCCCAAGTCCAAATCTATGCAAGCCCCTAATATGGCTCCCTAACTATATATTTCCACACTTCAGCGTTATGTCAAAGTCTAGCCTATGCATGAGGGTGTGTTAAAATCATTTGAGTAGTAAACCATGCCTTAAGCTACTAGCTCAAGTTCATAGAACAGTTGATAGTTATCTCACAAAATTAGATCTTCATTCTGTGGAAAAGAAATATCCTTTTAAGGTCTGTATGTTGCCAAATATCAAATATGATGCTTGTAATGAGATGCAAACCTGCGCATGTGGGTTCTGAACTTCTGTGCCACTGGACTTATGAGATTTCGTCCACTCCACCAAAGGATCATGTATAAATGTTTCAAGGACACTCATCAATGTTTCCCTGTGTGTCCTCAACACAGAAAGAGTGATTTCACAAACCTTCAGAAAGACACCCTCATACCCAGTGATGCCCAATCCGTCAATCATGTTCTGAAAGGTTCATTCGACACGCTCATTAGATTAAAAGCAGAGTCAGCTAGGTATAGTACACAGTGAACTTTCAAATCATGATATAATGCATAATGTACATGTCCAAAGAAGCTCTCTTAAAGATTTTCAATGGCAGAAAGGCAGACTTTGCCAAGCTACTAAAAAAGCGTTGCCATCATGTTGCAAACTCTCCAACAGAAAAATTCATACAAACTGCAAACTGCAGGCAGATTTTGATTTATGccatatcaaaaaaaaattatctatggaCATTTCAGAACTAATTAAGCATATTAATGAGTGTAACCAGCATTTAACAATTGTATACAGGACATAAAAGTTAATAGGCTGCCTTACTTGTGTTAATCTAAAAGGCACCAATTCAGGTTTTTCCAGTTGCAGGCCTTTGTCAAATAAGCAACTGAAGTCAACATGAACACAGTCACCTGTGGTAGAATCAAAGAGAATGTTCTCGCCATGCCTATCACCAAGACCCACGATATGTCCAACCATTGACCATACAGCAGAAGTGTGAGCATATGCTATCCGAGCCCTAAACCAAGCAGCAGGCTCCGAGAAAGTGGTCAAAAACCATTTATGGAAGACTGGAGGAAACATGGGAAGAATTCTGTTCTTTAGCATTTCATCTTCCGGCGTTTTGCCCTGGCACTGATCATAAATCCGTTTAATTTGCGGATTCGTCCTCTGCCTATCAAATTTGCCACAAGTAATATATACATCTTGAAGTATATGTCGAAGTCCACGGGTGTGGGGAACCCATTCTATCATTCCGCAGTCCTCTGTCAGGGGAACCACTGCAAATGTGCGAATATAAAGCTTTCTTCGACGACTTTCAGGATATTTAGATAACAAACGGTTTATCATTGCATTAAACTCCATCATACGGGCATCTTTTCGGAGATCATCCTTTGGCTTGCAAAGGAATGGTCGCTCAATGCCATCACTCCCCAAAAGTATGATCTGAAATGTACAACAGAATGGCTTTTACTTGCCAATACATTAATGTGTTGCCCACCAAGAGAATGAGGCATTTCTGTTTGGTTTCAGTAACATTCCATaacataataataacaaaatccCCACCCTCCCGGTTCCCACGTTTTACATATCTAAGAGCCTTGAACCTGTCAGTTTGCAAAGTAcagcatatttttttttttttaaattaccctGTATGCAGCATATAATGATCTGACAGCCTACGATACCAAGATTGCAGGAACTTAGGACTTTGTTTCCTTCCACAAACTGCAGGGCCCTAGCACTCATCCTATGGTGAAAAAAGTCTAAGCTAACCTCATTTAGGAACTAGGGGAAATTTCCTTAATTTGCAAAACCCAAAGACAAAACCATTCAGGCAATCCCTTCTGTTATTGCTTAGCATTTAGGGAATCTTGCGGAAATCAAGTTTACAGTAGAAACATACCTTCTTAGGTCTTTGAAGAGATGAGAGAATCTCAGCCTCATCAGCTATCCCTGATATTGTGGGAAGATCCGTAGAACTAAAGATGTCTGAAGCAAGGGTTCCTTTCAGATTCTGATCATATGTAGGCAGAGTAACAGTTAGAGACTGTTGGATAGGCATTATGATATCTAGTGGCATCATCCTCTTTAAGGCACTGAATTCAGTTGCAATGTTAATTGTCCTTGCTTTTGGCTGCCCAGCATTGAAGCATAGCTTAATAAGATGATCAATAAGACTGGCAAACTGGATAAAGAGATTGCTGCCACTATTTCCCTGGCTAAAGCCCTTCCGTGCAGCTTGTATAATTTCTGCTGCTGCCTCTCGCCTTGAAGGTACAGTAGATTTTGATACTGCTGCCATTATCCAAAGGGCTTGCTGCGGATACTGACGGAGAACAGAGGTAATTATGTGTTTCACGAGTCGAACAATTTCTTCATTCTGATGGCAAATTCTTGAAACTAGTTGAGGCAGTACTGTCAACCATTGATAAGTTGGCAAGTCCTTCAGGCAGCCCCTCATAATACTCATGAcctaaccaaaagaaaaacaacaaaatatcCGATACATGGTGAAATCAGTTCATAACTGAAAATTCAGGTCTAAAATTGAATTATGGACTATTCCATgtgcaaaagatttttctacCTTTCCGTGGATGcttttcaaatctttattggATGATAAGCCGCATTTTTGATAAAAACttccaaaatcaaaccaaagggTTAACAACCTTGGAAGGGCTTGAAACAGATTCTTGTGACCTCTGTGAAGCCCCTTGGCATAAAACAACAGTACGTCAGGCAGGTAAGACCACCAACACTTCTCAGCATTTAAGTTTGCAGATGTTGAAACAGCAGAAGATGATGAAACTGTTCTGGGACCTGATTCAAAGTTTTCTTCCTGGCGCTTACGAGCATCAGCAAGCACTTCATCGCAATACTTAGCCATATAGAAGTATCCTTTTTCCCACTTAGGCTGCAGTTCCCTCACCCTTGTGTAAAGACTGATCACATCTTCTTTCTGCTTCTGCCCAGTATAATGGATCCACCTAGAATAAAGCAGCAGACTCTTTGCAATATCACGATTTTCATTTAGAGCCTGAGTATCACAAGGTAAAGGTGGCAAGTTCAGAGGAACCAGGGAAAGGCTGCTAATCGATGATATTGCAGCAGAACCAACAACCTCCACTGGCATGTTGAGGAGAGATTGCTGCAGTTCAGCAATGGCACCATCAGTGCGTCTAGTGCTCCAGAGAAGTTTAGCCTTTTCCATGTGAACATTAGGTGCACCTGAAGCCTGAGCTTCTACAATGGCCCGATTTGCCGTCTCATAATGATCAGCCAAGCGACAGAGCTTTGCATATTGCACCCAGCAATTCCCAACTTGAGCACCTAGAGCACTGGAATGAAAAACCAGTCTCCGCAAAGCCAAAAGTGGTTCTCTTGCCCAGAGTGAAGGTTGCGTAAACTTGAGCCGATTTTCCCAATTCTCCATTAGCTTTGAGAATTCCAAATCTCCCACATGAAACGACTTCTCTAAGAAAGACTCATCGACAAGTAGTGCATGGAAGTCCTCTAGTTCACGTAGAAAGTGAAGCTTTACAACATACGGGTAAGCACGCACATAAGAGTCCATGCCAGCAGCAGCCAGGGGGGCAATCAAGGCTTGTTTGGAAAAAGCAATTTTCTCACCAACCAAAAATTGATCCTTTTTCATCATTGCCTGAAGAATCTTTGCGACATCCATGTCAAAGGAAGCATTACTCTCAGAGCTGCTACATAGGAGACCATCTTCATTGGCTCCATTAAGATATTCATCCATCAAATCCCACCGGCCAAGCCTCCACGCAGCCTGCACTCCTTGCATGGACCATGTTTTCTTGTATTGAGGGATCCTAGCAACTAAGCCATCAACATGGGTGACCATGGCCTGAAGGTGACACATATTTAATAAACAGTTGAGCACATCTGAATGCCGCTGGACTGAAGTAGGTTCCATCTGCAAAGCCTGTTCACAGGAAGTCAAAACTTCCGCCCAATTCCCTGCTTTCTTATTTATTAGGAGCTGGTCTTGTAAACTTGATGATCTACGCAAACATGCCAAGCCTGATAAGCCATCAGGCTCGTCAAGGCAGCTATATatttccatcaaatatgaaaCATCCCTATCCTCAAATGTGCTACTGGTCTCAGCTGCAGGATTGAATGACCCAGTTCTTTCCCGTACATGAGATTCAAAGTACATCAAAGCCCTTGCGTATGCCTGACATCTGAAGGAGGCTCTAGCAAGGGTCACCTTTGATATTGCAGCCAAAAGCTCTGAAACATTTTTACACTGTATTATAAGATCCGAGGAAAAACTTGGACTTGAATCTTTTGCCTTAGCAAGGTGATGCTTCGAGGCAGAAGATTGTAAAGATTGGGAAAGTGCTAGATCTTGGCCAATATCGTCAACCCATTGGCCAAGATTGTCGAGAAGAGTAAATATAGCTTGAATGCAAACTTCACTTTGCCCACAACTAATTCCATGAACCATCACACCACCGTTTTCCGAAGCTGCTGCCTCAAGCACAGAGAGAATTTCTTCTGTTATGCCATGACGTGCCTCCTCCGTTCCATGACAGACAGCGTTCAGGACTAAATACGGCAGCAGATATATGGCAGTTTGCATGTCATGGCGAACAATCCCTCTGCAAGCATTAAAAATGCTTGCACGAGGACCAGTAGCATGCGTAGTCAACTTTTTTATCCAGTAGTATATCCATCTTCTGAATGACATGGAGGGGCGATAAATTGGACCACTTGATGCTGAATCACTGGTATTGGGAAGCTGAAATCTGGAGGTTAGGCAAGGAGCAATTATCTCTTTCACATAATTAGAAAATCGAGCCCATAATTTCTGACCCCTGGAATTGACATCAGCATAACCATTTTTGCTATTACTTCCAGCATAAGTTGCCTTCGAAGTACTTCTCTTCTGCAGCATCTGTGACGTAGAAGCATCAACATTCTCATCTAGCGATGCTTCACAACCAGCAATTTTCAACAACTCCTGAATCGCTAGTGCAGCAGAGTCTTGAATAATGGTATCCGGTGCAGCTCTGAAAGCCCTGGCCAGGTGCTTGTGGATCAACCCAAAAATAAGATCATCATCGGAGCACTCAATTTTAAAACGCTGGGATGAAAATCCCCTGACTTTGGCAGGATCAACTGCCCCCAGGGCTCCAATGCAATCAGCACAGACTAGCTTAAGTTTCTGACCCACTGCGGTTCTCGACTCTTCTGCACATCCTCTGAGTAAAGATCCAATCAGAGAACTTAAAACATCCATGTCTGAAGCCACTTCGCCAGCAATTAAAGCT
This region includes:
- the LOC104418987 gene encoding LOW QUALITY PROTEIN: pentatricopeptide repeat-containing protein At2g17033 (The sequence of the model RefSeq protein was modified relative to this genomic sequence to represent the inferred CDS: inserted 1 base in 1 codon), producing the protein MGSLQLCPPLPPSLLRRRRPAAPPATAPQARCALSKHGQRLLRSLSPPXGDAAAADRLMRKFVASSPKSASLDALSHLLPHPHLSSLALPFYAKIREAPWFRWNAKLAADLIASLEKQGLTAESESLAAEAIARLGQRDRDVALLYCHLIDSLVELKSETGFDTYLTRLKHIVDGSSSAYVKRRGYGSMIRGLSEMGRPGEAESLMDEMRLKGTELSNFEVNAVVYGYGKLGMFDDMIRNIDKMDAQGFEIDTVCANMVLSSYGNSRDLSQMLSWLRRMKATAIPFSIRTYNTVLNSCPTIMSLLRDPSGFPLSLEELIGALDSEEGALVKELVDSPVLSKAMEWDPSEAKLDLHGMHLGSAYLIMLQWTEEMRCRLNGGEYVIPAEVTVVCGSGKHSAVRGESPVKQMVKAMLGRLGSPMRIDRKNVGCFVAKGRVLNNWLCTDSGGGASYMSMSSMDRNSSRVEHAV
- the LOC104418985 gene encoding serine/threonine-protein kinase ATR, coding for MGSRRNLSSLVHELRERIAASSSTPPDGDNGGGGGGGDDALEIRFRAVLPNLLHAYVVPSPSANEREVIAVLKLISHTARNFPGVFFHGKASAVLPVIGRIIPFFAEPALRGRHGVIFETVGSLLSLLRTGERDAYRQFFVDAMVAVEDILHVASLCTDESNISECTRLNLRCFSGSFAGIFGDPACLCDLPASNKPNDGYGLLMDLSAKGRWQYFATWMVKLLSKCLTEGTVFVEGLLSLSFVSSACCLLCYGDGDLQMACFDFARIIGSAVSYDIVPYESLIQSISAILSEDKDGLSVFRNKVYDASIGNCLDALHPYCPDDVVRYTASELISVFPLSVFRTRSPELKVALCNAYMRIAKICPPYIWRPDYLIQMICSPEPCFLLIRCLQVALSILSPDHVGGQITNESCPDLLISSDDSTELLSVGGKRRFSEGGQSFNVKRQKVDHTSEAPASKILAERKAIHLPPCESERGYTYYIHTLIVSLLDLLKSPAVKPGSLEPKVALRALSMLSIAFCRVPNTSLSLSTFRQMISWIPWIFEEAKQGRSIVLDITIYLEAIHSMLLVQSPILMKKFLRDEEGNANALIGVLKLPWTHSFAVSDPSPQWKTKVYSVQILSKLGHSFAAESVLEILDLCLQDEAEDVVVEAIISLPIIVLSSGLPVMSSLFGRLKVLGSYKQEKVKKVIPFSLGYLSCLYESGNGSPDKSFCKLSLDVEDQIHSMTIDLLLRGFSCLKCDRPGVSRQELDANVISFPDGQWTHVCLRDEFIQLQSLFFEILYDESSEEVQIACVRNIQQILVHGIQQTLVKTRTEWIACIKYLLLCRQKGVREAFCSQIGYFTDKLILTLLFSVEDSQNRSAEHLFLDIINNALREAIDPQVSETLLESVAEIMISVDVQSKLFLSSLILLIDQLDNPRVTVRTNVSRLIDKSCYFHIKGGLEVILSKVIHVRNEVYDYLSARLANRPRMVREFAEAVFGVETEDLLKKMIPVVLPKLVVSQDDDDKALDTLHEFAKSLNMDLVPLVVNWLPKVLAFALCQANKQKLFAALQFYHEQTGSDSQEIFAAALPALLDELVCFADGGDSDETGSRLARVPEMVKEVARVLTGGEDLPHFLKNHFVGLLNGVDRKLLHSEDLLLQKQALKRIEMLINMMGSQLSTYVPKLMVLIMHSIDKESLQFEGLSVLHFFIRQLGKVSPSSIAHVSSQVFASLIPFIERDGKNSSNHFNKVVEILEELVLKNKVILKQHIREFPPLPSISALAEVNKTIQEARGSMTLKDQLRDAVSGLNHENLNVRYMGACELCKLLNTKREDVAALIAGEVASDMDVLSSLIGSLLRGCAEESRTAVGQKLKLVCADCIGALGAVDPAKVRGFSSQRFKIECSDDDLIFGLIHKHLARAFRAAPDTIIQDSAALAIQELLKIAGCEASLDENVDASTSQMLQKRSTSKATYAGSNSKNGYADVNSRGQKLWARFSNYVKEIIAPCLTSRFQLPNTSDSASSGPIYRPSMSFRRWIYYWIKKLTTHATGPRASIFNACRGIVRHDMQTAIYLLPYLVLNAVCHGTEEARHGITEEILSVLEAAASENGGVMVHGISCGQSEVCIQAIFTLLDNLGQWVDDIGQDLALSQSLQSSASKHHLAKAKDSSPSFSSDLIIQCKNVSELLAAISKVTLARASFRCQAYARALMYFESHVRERTGSFNPAAETSSTFEDRDVSYLMEIYSCLDEPDGLSGLACLRRSSSLQDQLLINKKAGNWAEVLTSCEQALQMEPTSVQRHSDVLNCLLNMCHLQAMVTHVDGLVARIPQYKKTWSMQGVQAAWRLGRWDLMDEYLNGANEDGLLCSSSESNASFDMDVAKILQAMMKKDQFLVGEKIAFSKQALIAPLAAAGMDSYVRAYPYVVKLHFLRELEDFHALLVDESFLEKSFHVGDLEFSKLMENWENRLKFTQPSLWAREPLLALRRLVFHSSALGAQVGNCWVQYAKLCRLADHYETANRAIVEAQASGAPNVHMEKAKLLWSTRRTDGAIAELQQSLLNMPVEVVGSAAISSISSLSLVPLNLPPLPCDTQALNENRDIAKSLLLYSRWIHYTGQKQKEDVISLYTRVRELQPKWEKGYFYMAKYCDEVLADARKRQEENFESGPRTVSSSSAVSTSANLNAEKCWWSYLPDVLLFYAKGLHRGHKNLFQALPRLLTLWFDFGSFYQKCGLSSNKDLKSIHGKVMSIMRGCLKDLPTYQWLTVLPQLVSRICHQNEEIVRLVKHIITSVLRQYPQQALWIMAAVSKSTVPSRREAAAEIIQAARKGFSQGNSGSNLFIQFASLIDHLIKLCFNAGQPKARTINIATEFSALKRMMPLDIIMPIQQSLTVTLPTYDQNLKGTLASDIFSSTDLPTISGIADEAEILSSLQRPKKIILLGSDGIERPFLCKPKDDLRKDARMMEFNAMINRLLSKYPESRRRKLYIRTFAVVPLTEDCGMIEWVPHTRGLRHILQDVYITCGKFDRQRTNPQIKRIYDQCQGKTPEDEMLKNRILPMFPPVFHKWFLTTFSEPAAWFRARIAYAHTSAVWSMVGHIVGLGDRHGENILFDSTTGDCVHVDFSCLFDKGLQLEKPELVPFRLTQNMIDGLGITGYEGVFLKVCEITLSVLRTHRETLMSVLETFIHDPLVEWTKSHKSSGTEVQNPHAQRAISNIEARLQGVVVGVGAAPSLPLAVEGQARRLIAEAVSLNNLGKMYIWWMPWF